A single genomic interval of Malania oleifera isolate guangnan ecotype guangnan chromosome 11, ASM2987363v1, whole genome shotgun sequence harbors:
- the LOC131167418 gene encoding uncharacterized protein LOC131167418 — protein sequence MEKGEASSKQNRKDDVIIFDSRDEEGVQQPHDDALVLSLLVANYMVRRILIDNGSSSNIMFWSVLVGMKIGKERLKQVSTPLVGFGGDTVHPLGTITLPVTIGTTSQQVTTLTEFLVVDRPSVYNVILGRPFLNAVQAVTSTYHLKIKFPTSQGIGFVKGDQAAARSCYVMAPKGKMEAREALTMEDLEVRGEYPQISTVDEDIKHIPLKGHQERSIQIGDQLLETLKVELIELLNKFTDLFVWSAADMPGINPAVIEHRLQVDPNHRPVKQKKRSFAMERIRIIDEEVTKLVQANFVREVDYPEWLSNVVLVRKPNEKWRTCIDFTDLNKVCPKDSFPLPRIDQLVDSTSGHELLSFMDAYSRYN from the coding sequence ATGGAAAAGGGGGAAGCCAGTAGCAAACAAAACAGAAAAGATGACGTCATAATCTTTGACAGTAGAGACGAAGAAGGAGTGCAGCAACCACATGATGACGCTTTAGTGCTCTCCCTACTTGTGGCCAATTACATGGTCAGACGCATATTGATAGACAACGGTAGCTCATccaacatcatgttctggtcggtccTGGTTGGAATGAAGATCGGCAAGGAACGACTCAAGCAGGTCTCGACCCCCTTGGTAGGATTTGGGGGAGACACTGTTCACCCCTTGGGTACAATCACGTTACCAGTAACAATAGGGACGACCTCGCAGCAGGTAACAACGTTGACAGAATTCCTGGTGGTCGACAGACCTTCGGTATACAATGTCATTTTGGGTCGCCCTTTCCTTAATGCAGTTCAGGCTGTAACGTCAACATACCATCTTAAAATCAAATTCCCTACATCACAAGGGATAGGGTTTGTAAAGGGAGATCAGGCCGCTGCTCGAagttgctatgtaatggccccaaaagggaagatggaggctagGGAAGCTCTAACGATGGAAGATCTAGAAGTAAGGGGAGAGTATCCCCAGATTAGTACGGTAGATGAAGATATCAAACACATACCATTGAAGGGCCACCAAGAGAGGAGTATACAGATCGGGGATCAATTGCTCGAAACCTTGAAAGTAGAGCTGATCGAATTATTGAACAAATTCACTGATTTGTTCGTATGGTCGGCTGCAGACATGCCTGGCATCAACCCTGCAGTCATAGAGCACAGGCTCCAGGTCGATCCCAACCATAGACCTGTGAAGCAGAAAAAGAGGAGCTTTGCAATGGAGCGGATCAGAATAATCGATGAAGAAGTGACGAAGCTGGTACAAGCCAACTTCGTCAGGGAGGTAGACTACCCGGAGTGGTTGAGTAACGTGGTTCTAGTAAGAAAGCCTAACGAAAAATGGCGCACTTGCATAGACTTCACTGACTTGAATAAGGTGTGCCCAAAAGACAGCTTCCCTCTTCCCCGAATCGACCAGCTAGTAGATTCAACCTCAGGGcacgagctcctcagcttcatggatgcCTACTCAAGATACAATTAA